A stretch of the Deltaproteobacteria bacterium genome encodes the following:
- a CDS encoding RNA-binding transcriptional accessory protein produces MTNQNHIFKIAQELSLAPQQVQATADLLNEGATVPFIARYRKEATGSLDEVAIQSIRDRMAQLQELDKRREAILKSLDERKLLTDEIKEKILAAETLVVLEDIYLPYRPKRRTRATIAREKGLEPLAQLLFAQEETDPTAAAAAFVDPEKGVDGPEEALSGARDIIAEWVNEDQTARTQLRDFYASRAVFKSKVIPEKEAEGVKYKDYFGWEEEAATAPSHRILAMRRGEKEGFLLMRVLPPEEEAISILESLFVKGEGLASEQVKMAVHDSYKRLLSPSMETEIRLATKKRADEEAIRVFVENLRQLLLASPLGQKNVLAIDPGFRTGCKVVCLDRQGKLLHHEMIFLLSEKGTTEAALKILDLCRRFGIEAIAIGNGTAGRETEAFIRSLNLSKTIQVVMVNESGASIYSASEAAREEFPDQDVTVRGSVSIGRRLMDPLAELVKIDPKSIGVGQYQHDVDQGDLRKSLDDVVVSCVNHVGVEVNTSSKQLLAYVSGLGPQLAKGIVEYRNEHGPFKSREELKQVPRLGPKAFEQAGGFLRIRDGENPLDGSAVHPESYPIVDAMARDLGCSVLDLMHDEIIRNKIDLKHYISEKVGLPTLKDIMAELSKPGRDPRELFEVFRFTEGVEKIEDVKPGMKLPGIVTNITAFGVFVDIGVHQDGLVHISELSDRFVKNPAEVVKVHQNVSVTVLEVDLPRKRISLSMKTGRPRSEGQSKNQEKKKEEKRPEKDRKLKSVFTNNPFAAALGDRKFKS; encoded by the coding sequence ATGACGAACCAGAACCATATTTTCAAGATTGCCCAGGAATTAAGTCTTGCCCCCCAACAGGTCCAGGCCACCGCCGACTTATTGAATGAAGGGGCCACTGTCCCATTCATCGCCCGTTATCGGAAAGAAGCCACCGGTTCCCTGGACGAGGTAGCCATCCAATCGATTCGCGACCGGATGGCCCAACTCCAGGAGCTGGACAAACGCCGCGAAGCTATCCTCAAATCCCTTGACGAACGTAAACTGCTTACCGATGAGATAAAGGAGAAGATCCTGGCGGCCGAAACCCTGGTCGTCTTGGAAGATATCTATTTGCCCTACCGTCCCAAACGCCGGACCCGTGCGACGATTGCCAGGGAAAAAGGGTTGGAGCCTTTGGCCCAACTGCTTTTTGCCCAGGAAGAAACCGATCCGACGGCCGCCGCGGCAGCTTTTGTCGATCCGGAAAAGGGTGTTGACGGCCCGGAAGAAGCCCTGTCCGGGGCCCGCGACATCATCGCCGAATGGGTTAATGAAGACCAGACCGCCCGGACCCAACTGCGTGATTTTTATGCTTCCCGTGCTGTTTTTAAGTCTAAGGTTATCCCGGAAAAAGAGGCTGAAGGGGTCAAGTACAAAGATTACTTCGGCTGGGAGGAGGAGGCGGCTACGGCACCATCTCACCGGATCCTGGCCATGAGGCGGGGGGAAAAGGAAGGCTTTCTCCTCATGCGGGTCTTGCCCCCTGAGGAAGAAGCCATTAGCATCCTTGAAAGCCTTTTTGTCAAAGGAGAAGGATTGGCCTCCGAACAGGTCAAAATGGCCGTTCACGACAGCTACAAAAGACTGCTCTCCCCCTCCATGGAAACCGAGATCCGCCTGGCCACTAAAAAGCGGGCCGATGAAGAAGCCATAAGGGTCTTTGTCGAAAACCTTAGACAACTGCTTCTGGCATCGCCCCTGGGTCAAAAAAATGTTCTGGCCATCGATCCCGGGTTCCGGACCGGTTGTAAAGTGGTCTGCCTTGACCGTCAGGGCAAGCTGCTCCATCACGAAATGATTTTTCTGCTTTCCGAAAAAGGGACCACTGAGGCCGCTTTGAAAATCCTCGACCTGTGCCGGCGATTCGGCATTGAGGCCATTGCCATTGGGAATGGCACGGCAGGGAGAGAGACGGAGGCTTTCATCCGGAGTCTCAACCTCTCCAAGACCATTCAGGTCGTCATGGTCAATGAAAGCGGGGCTTCTATCTATTCGGCCTCGGAAGCCGCCCGGGAGGAATTTCCGGATCAGGATGTGACGGTCCGAGGTTCCGTTTCCATCGGCCGGAGATTGATGGACCCCCTGGCCGAACTGGTCAAGATCGATCCCAAATCCATCGGGGTCGGCCAATATCAACACGATGTGGACCAGGGTGATTTAAGAAAGAGCCTCGATGACGTCGTGGTCAGTTGTGTCAATCATGTGGGGGTGGAAGTCAATACCTCCAGCAAACAGTTACTGGCCTATGTCTCCGGTTTGGGACCTCAATTAGCTAAGGGGATTGTCGAATACCGGAATGAACACGGGCCTTTTAAGTCCAGGGAAGAATTGAAACAGGTCCCTCGTTTAGGACCCAAGGCCTTTGAACAGGCCGGTGGGTTTCTAAGGATTCGGGACGGAGAAAACCCCCTGGACGGAAGCGCCGTCCACCCGGAAAGCTATCCCATTGTCGATGCCATGGCCCGGGACCTGGGGTGCTCGGTCCTGGACCTGATGCACGACGAGATCATCCGGAATAAAATCGATCTGAAGCACTATATCTCGGAAAAAGTGGGCCTTCCTACCCTTAAAGATATCATGGCGGAGCTCTCCAAGCCAGGCCGCGATCCAAGGGAGTTGTTCGAAGTCTTCCGGTTCACCGAAGGGGTTGAAAAGATAGAGGATGTCAAGCCCGGCATGAAACTCCCGGGCATCGTGACCAACATCACGGCCTTCGGGGTCTTTGTCGATATCGGAGTCCATCAGGACGGACTGGTCCATATCAGCGAACTTTCCGACCGGTTTGTGAAAAACCCGGCGGAGGTGGTCAAGGTCCATCAAAATGTATCGGTTACGGTTCTGGAGGTTGATCTGCCCAGAAAACGGATTTCTCTTTCAATGAAAACCGGTCGTCCCCGATCCGAAGGACAGTCAAAAAACCAGGAGAAAAAGAAGGAAGAAAAAAGGCCGGAAAAGGACAGGAAACTCAAAAGCGTTTTTACCAACAACCCCTTTGCGGCCGCCTTGGGCGACCGGAAATTTAAGTCTTAA
- a CDS encoding sensor histidine kinase, which produces MAELVDTDRHSPQGIKGREPVEEALAVSEKRLRYLSSQILTAQENERKRVAQELHDGIEQYLSAIKYRVEDAIQRLGREDTGKVKEGLKIIIPVIQEAVEEVRRICMDMIPHSLESSGILATISRFCREFQTKHPAIRINSKISIKENDVPVLLKSVIFRIVQEALNNVARHSEADAVSLSLGRRGENLILTIKDNGLGFDQRKISPIANFGRGLGLVSMKERANLSGGRLTIRSVSGTGTQVKAVWKIFSG; this is translated from the coding sequence ATGGCTGAATTGGTTGATACTGACAGGCATTCCCCGCAAGGGATAAAAGGACGGGAACCGGTGGAGGAGGCCCTGGCGGTGTCGGAAAAACGTCTTCGCTATCTTTCCTCGCAAATTTTAACCGCCCAGGAAAATGAGAGGAAACGGGTGGCCCAAGAACTCCATGACGGCATTGAGCAATATTTAAGCGCCATTAAATATCGGGTGGAAGATGCCATTCAACGATTAGGCCGTGAGGACACGGGAAAAGTCAAGGAAGGTCTAAAGATAATTATTCCCGTCATTCAAGAAGCGGTCGAAGAAGTTCGAAGGATTTGCATGGATATGATCCCGCATTCTCTGGAAAGTTCAGGGATCCTGGCGACGATATCCCGGTTTTGCCGGGAATTCCAGACTAAACATCCAGCCATCCGAATCAACTCCAAGATTTCTATTAAAGAAAACGATGTCCCGGTCTTACTGAAGAGTGTAATCTTCAGGATTGTCCAAGAAGCCTTGAACAATGTCGCCCGGCATAGCGAGGCTGATGCGGTCTCCTTATCCCTCGGGAGGCGGGGGGAAAATTTAATTTTAACGATCAAGGATAATGGGCTGGGATTTGATCAGCGGAAAATATCTCCCATTGCCAATTTCGGGCGAGGATTAGGTCTTGTCAGTATGAAGGAAAGGGCCAACCTTTCGGGGGGTAGATTAACAATCCGGTCCGTTTCCGGTACTGGAACTCAGGTTAAGGCCGTTTGGAAAATTTTTTCCGGATAA
- a CDS encoding response regulator transcription factor, whose translation MGEKKRIFIAEDHTILREGLKLLLSSCPDFEIIGEAADGLEAIQGIEKFSPDLVLIDLSMPRMDGIESIKEIKKRHPATKIMALTVHKTEEYVLAALRAGADGYILKDSTHSDLITAIKSVFLGKRYLSPGISKMVIEGYLEGKDPLKSKSSWETLTQRERGILKLIGEGYKNKEIAEFLCISPKTVEKHRSNLMSKLNLHSTSALTAFALEKGLIAK comes from the coding sequence ATGGGAGAAAAAAAGCGAATATTCATTGCTGAAGACCATACCATTCTCAGGGAGGGATTAAAGCTCCTTTTGTCCTCCTGCCCGGATTTTGAAATTATCGGGGAGGCCGCCGATGGACTTGAGGCGATACAGGGGATAGAAAAATTTTCACCGGATTTGGTTTTAATTGATCTTTCCATGCCCAGAATGGACGGAATTGAGTCTATCAAAGAAATCAAAAAACGCCATCCTGCCACAAAAATTATGGCCCTGACGGTTCATAAAACCGAAGAATACGTATTGGCTGCCCTGAGGGCCGGTGCAGACGGGTATATCTTAAAGGATTCGACTCACAGCGATTTGATAACCGCCATAAAGAGTGTTTTTCTCGGAAAGCGCTATCTCAGTCCTGGAATATCCAAAATGGTCATAGAAGGTTATCTGGAAGGAAAAGACCCGTTAAAATCCAAATCTTCCTGGGAGACCCTGACCCAAAGGGAGAGAGGGATCCTCAAACTGATCGGCGAGGGTTATAAAAACAAAGAAATCGCCGAGTTCCTTTGCATCAGCCCTAAAACCGTGGAAAAACATCGATCCAATCTCATGAGCAAATTAAATCTCCATAGCACTTCAGCTTTGACGGCCTTTGCATTGGAGAAAGGACTAATCGCCAAATAG
- a CDS encoding cupin domain-containing protein, giving the protein MEKMEVKSLNVPDEVRTFDKGKLELINIGGATVGRATFQPGWKWSESVKPLVNTKSCEAPHFQYHLSGTLRVLMDDGTQADLKAGEVSLLPPGHDAWVVGDEPVVVVDFQGMVDYAKASVKK; this is encoded by the coding sequence ATGGAAAAGATGGAAGTAAAAAGTTTGAACGTTCCCGATGAAGTAAGGACCTTTGATAAAGGCAAATTGGAACTCATTAATATTGGAGGGGCGACTGTGGGCCGGGCGACCTTTCAGCCGGGTTGGAAATGGTCCGAATCGGTTAAACCCCTGGTTAATACCAAAAGCTGTGAGGCACCCCATTTCCAATATCATCTCTCCGGAACTTTGAGAGTTCTAATGGACGACGGGACCCAGGCTGATTTAAAGGCCGGGGAGGTCTCCTTATTGCCACCCGGGCACGATGCCTGGGTGGTCGGAGACGAACCGGTGGTGGTGGTCGATTTTCAAGGAATGGTCGATTATGCCAAGGCGTCCGTAAAAAAATAA
- a CDS encoding AF1514 family protein: protein MKTIPINIENVQLDFETARNISWAVAKGLNQETSLMAWFDKNKNKHSPSEVECNAENITGWEEYGIHHGGQGKFVINNGEYVFIYT from the coding sequence ATGAAAACCATTCCTATTAACATCGAGAATGTCCAATTGGATTTCGAAACCGCCCGGAATATTTCTTGGGCCGTCGCCAAAGGATTGAATCAGGAAACCTCTTTAATGGCCTGGTTCGATAAAAATAAAAACAAACATTCCCCTTCTGAAGTAGAATGCAATGCCGAAAACATTACCGGGTGGGAGGAATACGGGATCCACCATGGGGGGCAGGGAAAGTTTGTCATTAATAACGGAGAATATGTTTTTATTTACACCTGA
- a CDS encoding transposase family protein produces MKEKETLRSLYHFPGFEAFQELKPHLKDPGARVVTLQRIQNKNICSSCQEIQNGYYDSRWHCIRDLSCGGTRIYVEFEYRRILCHKCGAVKQEALPWVAACGRFTRRFEDEIGRQCKDMSIKRVAEVNHLGWAQVQRMDRSYLPPPLRRPLLFDELPEPGPENNFLKARCYRVTVFGVDYSWFLRGGGKGQDQMEPETFFVELLSRKGQKANLVVLNTGKPFRKSMLTIKPLGLGRRRLVHTKLE; encoded by the coding sequence ATGAAGGAAAAAGAGACCCTTAGAAGTCTGTATCATTTTCCCGGATTTGAAGCCTTCCAAGAGCTTAAACCCCACCTGAAAGACCCGGGGGCCCGGGTCGTCACCTTACAAAGGATTCAAAATAAAAATATTTGCTCCTCTTGTCAGGAAATCCAAAACGGATATTATGACAGCCGCTGGCATTGTATCCGGGATTTATCCTGTGGGGGTACCCGGATTTATGTGGAGTTTGAATATCGACGAATTTTATGCCATAAATGCGGAGCCGTAAAGCAAGAGGCCTTGCCCTGGGTCGCAGCTTGTGGACGGTTCACCAGGCGGTTCGAGGATGAGATCGGCAGACAATGCAAGGATATGAGCATCAAACGGGTTGCCGAAGTGAATCATCTGGGATGGGCCCAAGTTCAACGGATGGATAGGAGCTATTTGCCTCCGCCCCTGCGCCGGCCCCTTCTTTTCGATGAACTTCCCGAACCAGGGCCGGAAAATAATTTTTTAAAAGCCCGTTGCTACCGGGTTACCGTTTTCGGAGTAGATTATTCGTGGTTCCTCCGCGGCGGGGGCAAGGGACAGGACCAGATGGAGCCCGAGACCTTTTTTGTTGAACTCCTTTCCAGGAAGGGACAAAAAGCAAACCTGGTTGTCTTGAATACGGGGAAGCCCTTTCGAAAATCGATGCTGACCATCAAGCCGCTCGGCCTTGGCCGCAGAAGGCTGGTCCACACCAAACTTGAATAA
- a CDS encoding FAD:protein FMN transferase, which translates to MKSFMDRRTFIQTLCILGAGKAVESFAAPLNTTSFSSSLVQVSETRNLMGTFVTITLLHPSRDQAQTVLGTAFHKMENWVQLFNRHESGTPLDYLNERGFIKNPPPELVKVLRQSLMIHSRTGGLFDVTVKPLLDLYETENRLGHLPSDPSIQEALNRVGASGLKIEPKKISFCKEGMGITLDGIAKGTIVDKIIGFLQGNGIEHALVDAGGDLRVFGGRNGTGLPWRIAVHDPVNERATGERIFLTDGAVATSGNYMVYFDQEKIHHHILSPESGLSPSWSVSSSIIAPTAEEADALATATMVLDRRESQSLINQDRRLAALWITREGEKIKSLRWKRIMERRERGSDHA; encoded by the coding sequence ATGAAATCCTTTATGGACCGGCGAACTTTTATTCAAACCCTGTGTATTCTAGGGGCCGGGAAGGCCGTTGAAAGCTTTGCCGCACCGCTGAATACGACTTCATTTTCTTCCTCCCTGGTCCAGGTCTCCGAGACCAGAAATCTTATGGGGACCTTTGTCACCATTACCCTTTTGCATCCTTCCCGTGATCAGGCCCAAACGGTTCTTGGAACGGCCTTCCACAAAATGGAAAACTGGGTTCAACTATTTAATCGCCATGAAAGCGGGACACCTCTCGATTATTTGAATGAGAGAGGTTTTATTAAAAATCCCCCGCCGGAACTGGTTAAGGTGCTGCGCCAATCCCTGATGATCCATTCCAGGACCGGAGGTCTTTTTGATGTAACCGTCAAACCTCTTCTGGACCTTTATGAAACCGAAAACAGGCTGGGACATCTTCCCTCAGACCCGTCCATCCAGGAGGCTTTAAACCGGGTAGGTGCCTCAGGATTAAAAATCGAACCTAAGAAAATCTCTTTTTGTAAAGAGGGCATGGGGATCACCCTTGACGGAATAGCCAAGGGGACGATTGTGGATAAGATTATCGGTTTTCTCCAGGGAAATGGGATAGAACATGCTTTAGTAGATGCCGGTGGGGACCTCCGAGTTTTCGGAGGACGAAATGGAACCGGGTTGCCCTGGCGGATTGCGGTTCATGATCCCGTCAACGAGCGGGCTACTGGAGAGAGAATCTTTCTGACGGATGGTGCGGTTGCCACTTCCGGGAATTATATGGTCTATTTCGACCAGGAAAAGATCCACCATCATATACTCTCTCCCGAAAGCGGCCTGTCACCATCCTGGTCGGTCAGCTCCTCCATCATAGCCCCCACGGCAGAAGAAGCCGATGCCCTGGCAACCGCTACCATGGTCCTTGATCGGCGGGAAAGCCAGTCCCTTATCAATCAGGATCGGCGGCTGGCTGCTTTGTGGATAACTCGGGAAGGGGAGAAAATAAAATCATTAAGATGGAAGAGAATAATGGAAAGGCGGGAAAGGGGGAGCGACCATGCTTAA
- a CDS encoding cobalamin B12-binding domain-containing protein — translation MVAGRKIRVLAAKPGLDGHDRGIKVICHALRDAGMEVIYTGLRQTPEQIVATAVQEDVDVIAMSVLSGAHDYLFPRVMELVKEKGLKDVLVLGGGVIPEEDIPNLKAAGISEIFGPGTYTTDIIDFIRKKVGIERPACN, via the coding sequence ATGGTTGCAGGAAGGAAAATACGCGTTCTGGCCGCCAAACCCGGCCTGGATGGTCATGATCGAGGGATCAAGGTAATTTGCCATGCCTTGCGGGATGCCGGCATGGAGGTCATTTATACCGGTCTGCGCCAAACCCCGGAGCAGATCGTGGCCACCGCGGTTCAGGAAGACGTGGATGTCATTGCCATGAGCGTCCTTTCCGGGGCCCATGATTACCTCTTTCCCAGGGTCATGGAACTGGTCAAAGAAAAAGGCTTAAAAGATGTGTTGGTGCTTGGCGGGGGGGTAATCCCGGAAGAAGACATCCCGAATCTGAAAGCCGCCGGCATCAGCGAAATCTTCGGCCCGGGGACCTATACCACGGATATCATCGACTTTATCCGGAAAAAGGTTGGGATAGAACGGCCAGCCTGCAATTAA
- a CDS encoding methylmalonyl-CoA mutase family protein gives MFDPDKTAHLKKEQSDWQEKIEAKLTKSPERKNAFSTISEIPIQRVYTPADVSGLDYDQDLSFPGEYPFTRGVQPTMYRGRFWTMRQYAGFASAEESNRRYKYLLEQGQTGLSVAFDLPTQIGYDSDHPLSQGEVGKVGVAIDSLQDMETLFAEIPLDKVSTSMTINAPAAILLAMYIGVAEKQGVSSKELNGTIQNDILKEYSSRGTYIFPPQPSLRIITNIFEFCSKEVPKWNTISISGYHIREAGSTAVQEVAFTLANGIAYVEAAQKAGLSVDTIGPRLSFFFNAHLDFLEEIAKYRAARRLWARLMKERFGAKDPRSLMVRFHTQTAGCSLTAQQPKNNIVRVAFQALSAVLGGTQSLHTNSMDEALSLPTEEAVQIALRTQQIIANETGVTDTIDPLAGSYYLEHLTTTIEEKAMEYIRRIDEMGGAAAAIEQGFIQKEIQESAYRFQRGVETGERTVVGLNKFQVKEPPPSGLLRVDPAVREQQIRKIIQLKQSRDSQKVESCLADLKKSAEGSENLMPPILEAVRAYATLGEICDTLRSIFGEYTAVSTL, from the coding sequence ATGTTTGATCCCGATAAAACGGCCCATCTCAAAAAAGAACAAAGCGACTGGCAGGAGAAAATTGAGGCCAAACTGACCAAATCACCGGAAAGAAAAAATGCCTTTTCCACCATTTCGGAGATCCCGATCCAGCGGGTCTATACCCCGGCCGATGTTTCCGGTCTGGATTATGACCAGGACCTCTCGTTCCCCGGAGAATACCCTTTTACCCGCGGGGTTCAGCCCACCATGTATCGGGGCCGGTTCTGGACCATGCGCCAATATGCCGGTTTTGCCAGCGCCGAAGAATCCAACCGCCGCTATAAATATCTGTTGGAGCAAGGTCAGACCGGTCTTTCCGTAGCCTTTGACCTGCCTACCCAGATCGGATATGATTCCGATCACCCCTTATCACAGGGGGAGGTGGGAAAGGTCGGAGTGGCCATCGATTCCCTTCAGGATATGGAAACACTCTTTGCAGAGATCCCGTTGGATAAAGTCAGCACCTCCATGACCATTAATGCCCCGGCCGCTATCCTGCTGGCTATGTATATCGGGGTGGCGGAGAAACAGGGCGTTTCCTCCAAAGAGTTGAACGGGACCATCCAAAACGATATCCTGAAAGAATATTCTTCCAGGGGGACTTATATTTTTCCGCCCCAGCCTTCTTTGCGCATCATTACCAATATCTTTGAATTTTGCTCCAAAGAGGTCCCTAAATGGAATACGATCAGTATCAGCGGCTACCATATCCGGGAAGCAGGGTCCACGGCCGTCCAGGAAGTGGCCTTTACCCTGGCCAACGGGATTGCCTACGTGGAAGCGGCTCAAAAGGCCGGACTTTCCGTGGACACGATCGGGCCTCGCTTGTCCTTCTTTTTTAACGCCCATTTGGATTTCCTGGAAGAAATTGCCAAGTACCGGGCCGCCCGTCGACTCTGGGCCCGACTGATGAAGGAACGCTTTGGGGCCAAAGACCCCCGTTCCCTGATGGTTCGATTCCATACCCAAACGGCCGGCTGTTCTTTGACCGCCCAGCAGCCCAAAAACAATATCGTTCGGGTGGCTTTTCAGGCCCTGTCGGCGGTCCTGGGAGGAACCCAGTCCTTGCACACCAATTCCATGGATGAGGCCCTGTCCCTGCCGACCGAGGAAGCGGTCCAGATTGCCTTACGGACTCAGCAAATCATCGCCAATGAGACCGGGGTTACTGATACCATCGATCCCCTGGCCGGCTCTTATTATCTTGAGCATTTGACCACCACTATCGAAGAAAAGGCCATGGAGTATATCCGGCGGATCGATGAGATGGGGGGAGCGGCCGCGGCTATTGAACAGGGGTTTATTCAAAAAGAGATTCAGGAAAGCGCTTATCGCTTTCAGAGGGGCGTGGAAACCGGGGAACGGACCGTGGTTGGACTCAACAAGTTTCAGGTCAAAGAACCGCCGCCATCCGGGTTATTACGAGTCGATCCGGCCGTCAGGGAACAACAAATCCGGAAGATTATCCAACTGAAACAGTCACGGGACAGCCAGAAGGTTGAATCCTGTTTGGCCGATCTGAAGAAATCAGCCGAAGGCTCGGAAAACCTGATGCCTCCCATTTTAGAGGCCGTTCGGGCTTATGCCACCCTGGGAGAAATTTGCGATACCTTGCGGTCTATTTTTGGCGAATATACCGCGGTCTCAACCCTATAG
- a CDS encoding acyl-CoA carboxylase subunit beta — MTNEDRIKELEALNAQAELGGGQDKIDSQHQKGKLTARERIEHLLDKDTFEELDKFVVHRCYDFGMQKQKIFGDGVVTGFGRINGRLVYVFSQDFTVFGGSLSGPFGEKVCKIMDLALKNGAPVIGLNDSGGARIQEGVVSLGSYGDIFRRNVQCSGIIPQISAIMGPCAGGAVYSPAITDFIIMVEKTSHMFITGPQVIKATTHEEVEPEALGGATRHNTTSGVAHFSAKDDKKALDMIRELLSFLPQNCNEKPPQREPQDDPNRIDLNLRTVIPDNPRTPYDMKKIILSVVDDNHFFEVQKSYATNMIVGFARLNGMPVGIVANQPRSLAGCLDINASDKCARFVRFCDCFNLPIVTFVDVPGFLPGVAQEHGGIIRHGAKIIYAYCDAWVPKVTVITRKAYGGAYDVMGSKHHGADINLAYPMAEIAVMGPEGAVPIVFRNQLKEAADPEKTRQELIEDYRRTFASPYKAAELGYIDEIILPEFTRPKLIRALESLKTKVEVRPLPRRHGNIPL, encoded by the coding sequence ATGACAAACGAAGACCGAATTAAGGAATTAGAAGCGCTGAATGCCCAGGCCGAATTGGGCGGCGGACAGGATAAGATCGACAGTCAGCATCAAAAAGGCAAATTAACCGCCCGGGAGCGGATCGAACATCTCTTAGATAAAGATACCTTCGAGGAACTCGATAAGTTTGTGGTCCATCGTTGTTATGATTTCGGCATGCAAAAACAAAAAATTTTTGGCGACGGGGTGGTCACCGGATTCGGTCGGATCAACGGCCGGTTAGTTTATGTCTTTTCCCAGGATTTCACCGTCTTTGGCGGCAGTCTGAGCGGCCCTTTTGGAGAAAAGGTCTGTAAGATCATGGACCTGGCCTTAAAAAACGGGGCCCCGGTTATCGGCCTCAACGATTCCGGGGGGGCTCGTATCCAGGAGGGCGTCGTCAGTCTGGGAAGCTATGGAGATATTTTCCGGCGGAATGTCCAGTGCTCGGGAATCATTCCCCAAATCTCGGCCATCATGGGTCCCTGTGCCGGAGGGGCGGTTTATTCGCCGGCCATAACCGATTTTATCATCATGGTGGAAAAGACCAGCCATATGTTTATTACCGGTCCCCAGGTTATTAAGGCCACCACCCATGAAGAGGTGGAACCTGAGGCCTTAGGCGGAGCGACCAGACATAACACTACCAGCGGGGTAGCCCATTTCTCGGCCAAAGACGACAAAAAGGCTTTGGATATGATCAGGGAACTCTTATCCTTCCTGCCTCAAAACTGTAATGAGAAACCTCCCCAGAGAGAGCCCCAGGACGATCCCAACCGCATAGACCTGAATCTGAGGACCGTCATTCCGGACAACCCCCGCACCCCCTATGACATGAAAAAGATCATTCTCTCCGTGGTGGATGACAATCATTTTTTTGAAGTCCAGAAATCATACGCCACCAACATGATCGTCGGTTTCGCCCGCTTAAACGGGATGCCGGTAGGAATCGTAGCCAACCAGCCTCGGTCTTTAGCCGGTTGTCTGGATATCAATGCCTCCGATAAGTGTGCCCGATTTGTCCGCTTTTGCGATTGTTTTAATCTCCCGATTGTCACCTTTGTCGATGTCCCCGGCTTCCTGCCCGGTGTGGCCCAGGAACATGGGGGGATTATCCGTCACGGGGCCAAGATCATCTATGCTTACTGTGATGCCTGGGTACCTAAGGTCACGGTCATTACCCGCAAGGCCTATGGCGGGGCTTATGATGTCATGGGCAGCAAACACCACGGCGCCGACATTAACCTGGCCTATCCGATGGCCGAGATTGCGGTCATGGGGCCGGAAGGGGCCGTGCCTATCGTCTTCCGCAACCAGCTCAAAGAAGCCGCTGATCCGGAAAAAACCCGCCAGGAATTGATTGAGGATTATCGGCGGACCTTTGCCAGCCCCTATAAAGCTGCCGAGCTGGGGTATATTGATGAAATAATCCTGCCGGAATTCACCCGGCCCAAATTGATTCGAGCCCTGGAGTCTTTAAAAACCAAGGTCGAGGTCCGCCCTCTCCCCAGGAGACACGGGAACATACCATTATAA
- a CDS encoding acetyl-CoA carboxylase biotin carboxyl carrier protein subunit, translated as MAGKVIDIKVNVGDSVHDEDEVAILEAMKMEMPILNDGEGTVKEIKVAKGDSVEADQVLMIIE; from the coding sequence ATGGCCGGGAAGGTCATTGATATTAAAGTGAATGTAGGCGATTCGGTTCATGATGAGGATGAGGTGGCTATTCTTGAGGCTATGAAAATGGAAATGCCGATCCTGAATGACGGAGAAGGGACGGTAAAAGAGATCAAAGTGGCCAAAGGGGATTCGGTCGAGGCCGATCAGGTCTTGATGATCATCGAATAA